The proteins below come from a single Triticum aestivum cultivar Chinese Spring chromosome 5D, IWGSC CS RefSeq v2.1, whole genome shotgun sequence genomic window:
- the LOC123119286 gene encoding pyruvate dehydrogenase E1 component subunit beta-3, chloroplastic yields MAVAPSPQATAAAAALSRHRSAAVPPVPRSARVAAAARRPGSTRARGGLVARAVVAAKGEVASSDTGGHEVLMFEALREAMIEEMTLDPTVCMIGEDVGDYGGSYKVSKGLSEMFGDLRVLDTPIAENSFTGMGIGAAMKGLRPVVEGMNMGFLLLAYNQISNNCGMLPYTSGGQFKIPIVIRGPGGVGRQLGAEHSQRLESYFQSIPGIQMVACSTPYNAKGLLKAAIRSDNPVVLFEHVLLYNLKEKIPDEEYICCLEEAEMVRPGSQLTILTYSRMRYHVMQAVKTLVNKGYDPEVIDIRSLKPFDLHTIGNSIKKTHRVLIVEECMRTGGIGASLRSAIIDNFWDELDARPVCLSSQDVPTPYAATLEDATVVQPAQIVAAVEEICQS; encoded by the exons ATGGCCGTCGCCCCGTCGCCGCAAGccacggcggccgccgccgccctctccaggCACAGATCCGCCGCGGTCCCACCAG TGCCGAGGAGCGCGCGGGTGGCCGCCGCGGCGAGGAGGCCGGGCTCGACGCGGGCGCGGGGCGGGCTGGTGGCCCGCGCCGTAGTTGCA GCCAAGGGTGAGGTTGCGAGCTCCGATACGGGCGG TCATGAGGTTTTGATGTTTGAGGCCCTTCGTGAAGCCATGATAGAGGAGATGACTTTGGATCCAACAGTGTGCATGATTGGTGAAGATGTCGGTGACTATGGAGGTTCATACAAGGTATCCAAAGGCTTGTCTGAGATGTTTGGAGACCTCCGTGTCCTTGATACCCCTATCGCTGAGAATTCTTTTACCGGTATGGGAATCGGAGCAGCAATGAAGGGGCTCAGGCCAGTTGTTGAAGGCATGAACATGGGTTTCCTTCTCCTTGCCTACAACCAAATCTCAAACAACTGTGGTATGCTTCCTTATACCTCGGGCGGCCAGTTCAAAATCCCAATCGTCATCCGAGGCCCTGGCGGTGTTGGTCGTCAGCTTGGTGCGGAGCATTCACAACGCCTTGAGTCCTACTTCCAGTCTATCCCGGGCATTCAAATGGTCGCATGCTCTACCCCTTACAATGCGAAGGGCCTTCTGAAGGCTGCCATAAGGAGCGATAACCCTGTGGTGCTGTTCGAGCATGTCCTCCTGTACAACCTGAAGGAGAAGATCCCCGACGAGGAATACATCTGCTGCCTGGAGGAGGCCGAGATGGTGCGTCCAGGCTCGCAGCTGACCATCCTGACATACTCCCGCATGAGGTACCACGTGATGCAGGCCGTCAAGACCTTGGTGAACAAGGGGTACGACCCGGAGGTGATCGACATCAGGTCGCTGAAGCCGTTCGACCTGCACACCATCGGGAACTCCATCAAGAAGACCCACCgcgtgctgatcgtggaggagtgCATGCGGACGGGCGGCATCGGCGCCAGCCTGAGGTCGGCCATCATCGATAACTTCTGGGACGAGCTGGATGCTCGCCCCGTGTGCCTGTCGTCGCAGGACGTTCCGACCCCGTACGCCGCGACCCTGGAGGACGCGACCGTCGTGCAGCCCGCGCAGATCGTGGCCGCGGTGGAGGAGATCTGTCAATCGTAA